The following are encoded in a window of Chryseobacterium sp. genomic DNA:
- a CDS encoding uroporphyrinogen decarboxylase: MSPEIASYCGYAASVFIVLSFILKDVRKIRFVNMIGCILFVVYGIFSGMLWPIIIPNAILCFIQVYHLVRNEKTPS; this comes from the coding sequence ATGAGCCCAGAAATCGCCAGTTATTGCGGGTATGCAGCCTCGGTCTTTATCGTTTTAAGTTTCATACTGAAAGATGTAAGGAAAATCCGCTTTGTTAATATGATAGGCTGTATCCTCTTTGTCGTTTACGGCATTTTCAGCGGTATGCTGTGGCCCATAATCATTCCCAATGCAATTTTGTGTTTTATACAGGTGTATCATCTGGTCAGAAATGAAAAAACGCCTTCATGA
- a CDS encoding glycosyltransferase family 9 protein has protein sequence MSTVLAYRFSAFGDVAMAAIVIREFVEQNPDVRLVMVSREHFKPLFGGIPNLFFKGVNLDDFKGFFGMQRLATQLIREFSPTHIADLHDVIRTKILDRKFARKGFNVAVINKGKEEKEILTDIWNLEKQQLRSTVERYADVFRELGFGLTLSHKLRTDSKPRSGVGFAPFAQHKGKMLPLDKSYELARLLAKKYEVYFFGGGKDETETLSKWEKQIPNTRSLAGSLTLSQELEKISCLDVMISMDSANMHLASLAGTRCISVWGSTHHFAGFLGYGQSEDDIVQVKDLTCRPCSVFGDRECFRGDYACLQEIHIQQILNKL, from the coding sequence GTGAGTACCGTTCTTGCATACCGGTTTTCTGCATTTGGCGATGTGGCAATGGCCGCCATCGTAATCCGTGAGTTTGTAGAGCAAAATCCGGACGTACGTTTGGTAATGGTCTCCCGGGAACATTTCAAACCTCTGTTCGGCGGTATTCCCAACTTATTTTTCAAAGGAGTAAATCTTGACGATTTTAAAGGATTCTTTGGCATGCAGCGACTTGCGACACAGCTTATAAGGGAATTCAGCCCAACGCATATTGCGGATTTGCATGATGTGATACGTACCAAAATCCTTGACAGGAAATTTGCTAGAAAAGGTTTTAACGTTGCAGTAATTAATAAGGGTAAGGAAGAAAAGGAAATACTTACTGACATCTGGAACCTGGAAAAACAGCAGTTGCGAAGTACAGTAGAACGTTATGCGGATGTTTTCAGAGAACTGGGTTTCGGCCTGACTCTTTCACATAAACTGAGGACGGACAGCAAGCCCCGGTCGGGTGTTGGTTTTGCCCCTTTTGCACAGCATAAAGGGAAGATGCTGCCACTGGACAAATCTTATGAACTGGCCCGGCTTCTGGCAAAGAAATATGAAGTCTATTTTTTTGGCGGCGGAAAGGATGAGACTGAAACTTTGAGCAAGTGGGAAAAACAGATTCCCAATACAAGAAGTTTGGCTGGTAGCCTCACGCTTAGTCAGGAACTGGAAAAAATATCCTGTCTTGACGTCATGATCTCAATGGATTCAGCAAATATGCATCTGGCCAGCCTGGCCGGAACACGGTGCATATCGGTTTGGGGATCTACGCACCATTTTGCCGGCTTTCTGGGATACGGTCAGAGTGAAGACGACATTGTTCAGGTTAAAGACCTAACCTGCAGACCCTGTTCTGTCTTTGGAGACCGGGAATGTTTCCGCGGCGACTATGCCTGCCTGCAGGAAATCCATATCCAGCAGATACTGAACAAGCTTTAA
- a CDS encoding SufE family protein, with amino-acid sequence MTIKEKQQELIDEFEFLEDWEQKYEYLIDLGKQLNSFPEDKKTDENLIKGCQSKVWIDASFRDGKLFFNADSDGILPKGIVALLTSIYSGHTTEEILASDFDFISKIGLQEFLSPSRANGLMAMTKQIKFYAVAYQLKS; translated from the coding sequence ATGACAATTAAAGAGAAACAGCAGGAGCTGATTGATGAGTTTGAATTTCTGGAAGACTGGGAGCAAAAATACGAATACCTGATTGACCTGGGGAAACAGCTCAACAGCTTTCCCGAAGATAAGAAGACTGATGAAAATCTCATTAAAGGCTGTCAGTCCAAAGTTTGGATAGACGCCAGTTTCCGTGACGGAAAACTGTTTTTCAACGCGGACTCCGACGGAATTCTGCCCAAAGGGATTGTAGCACTGCTTACTTCCATCTACAGCGGACACACTACTGAAGAAATCCTGGCTTCTGATTTTGATTTTATCTCAAAGATCGGACTGCAGGAGTTTCTTTCGCCCTCACGCGCCAACGGGCTGATGGCTATGACCAAGCAAATTAAATTTTACGCTGTCGCATATCAACTGAAATCGTGA
- a CDS encoding ATP-dependent Clp protease ATP-binding subunit has protein sequence MDYKFSDGLDKVFKHSKSEARRLKSEFLNTEHLLLGIIKTENSAREILQNLNADLTQIRRKIETMSVSGVNVLNDEIPNISFTKLADQAVKRSELECRQYKSSEINTVHLLLGILYKFEDPTSSILSAYDVDYEGVSREYQLMLKNSGETPKMSAYDDDDEREEYGQMRKPGASLGAGKSKTPTLDNFGRDLTTLAKDGKLDPVIGREKEIERVSQILSRRKKNNPLLIGEPGVGKSAIAEGLALRIHQKKVSRVLYGKRVITLDLASLVAGTKYRGQFEERMKAIMTELEKNRDVILFIDELHTIVGAGSSTGSLDASNMFKPALARGEIQCIGATTLDEYRQYIEKDGALERRFQKVMVEPTSIDETIQILKQIKDKYEDHHNVTYTDEAITACVNLTSRYITDRFLPDKAIDAMDEAGSRVYIKNMKVPTEIIVNEKKIEEIKTKKQQAVKAQDYLEARKLKDEEERLTRELAAAQEQWDKDVKEKKEVVSEESVAEVVSMMSGIPVTKVGKNELDKLAQMDDKLNGKVIGQEDAVKKVVKAIQRNRAGLKDPNRPIGTFIFLGTTGVGKTELAKVMARELFDSDDALIRIDMSEYMEKFAVSRLVGAPPGYVGYEEGGQLTEAVRRKPYAVLLLDEIEKAHPDVFNILLQILDEGHITDSLGRKIDFRNTIIILTSNIGTRDLKDFGDGVGFGTTAKKSSSDARARATIENALKKAFAPEFLNRIDDIIIFNSLSKEDIKQIINLELSKLYARLEKLGYSVELTEEAQDFIAEKGWDKDFGARPLKRAIQKYIEDLIAEMLVNKQISEGQNIVLKLNEEKDGLEKEVAPKTKKEKA, from the coding sequence ATGGATTATAAATTTTCAGATGGTTTGGACAAAGTTTTCAAACACAGCAAAAGCGAGGCTCGACGGCTGAAAAGTGAATTCCTGAACACTGAACATCTGCTTCTGGGAATCATAAAAACCGAAAATTCCGCGCGTGAAATTCTGCAGAACCTTAATGCAGACCTAACTCAGATCCGCAGAAAGATTGAAACAATGAGCGTTTCGGGAGTAAATGTGCTGAATGATGAAATTCCGAATATATCATTTACCAAACTGGCAGATCAGGCGGTAAAGCGTTCTGAATTGGAGTGCCGTCAGTATAAAAGTTCCGAAATCAATACAGTGCACCTGCTTCTGGGTATACTTTATAAGTTTGAAGACCCGACTTCCAGCATTTTGAGTGCTTACGATGTTGATTACGAAGGTGTATCACGTGAATATCAGCTGATGCTTAAGAATTCTGGGGAAACTCCGAAGATGAGTGCTTACGACGATGATGACGAGAGGGAAGAGTATGGCCAGATGCGCAAGCCGGGTGCCAGTCTGGGCGCCGGTAAAAGTAAAACTCCAACACTTGATAATTTCGGCAGGGATCTCACCACGCTGGCAAAAGACGGTAAGCTGGATCCCGTAATAGGACGCGAAAAGGAAATCGAAAGAGTTTCGCAAATCCTGTCGCGCCGCAAAAAGAACAACCCGCTTCTTATAGGTGAACCCGGGGTGGGAAAGTCCGCCATTGCTGAGGGCTTGGCACTACGTATTCACCAGAAGAAAGTTTCCCGCGTTTTATACGGTAAACGGGTAATTACTTTAGACTTAGCCAGTTTGGTGGCGGGTACAAAGTACCGTGGTCAGTTTGAGGAAAGAATGAAGGCAATAATGACTGAGCTGGAGAAAAACCGCGATGTCATACTGTTCATTGATGAACTTCACACTATCGTTGGAGCAGGAAGCTCTACAGGCAGCCTCGATGCATCAAATATGTTTAAGCCTGCTCTCGCACGGGGAGAGATCCAGTGCATAGGCGCTACAACCCTGGATGAATACCGTCAGTATATTGAAAAGGACGGTGCTTTAGAGCGCAGGTTCCAAAAGGTGATGGTTGAACCCACATCAATTGATGAGACAATACAGATCCTTAAGCAGATTAAGGACAAATATGAAGACCATCATAATGTTACCTATACAGACGAAGCTATTACTGCCTGTGTTAATCTGACTTCTAGATACATTACAGACCGTTTCCTGCCGGATAAAGCAATTGATGCGATGGATGAAGCGGGCTCCCGTGTCTATATCAAGAACATGAAGGTTCCTACTGAAATCATTGTCAATGAAAAGAAAATAGAGGAAATAAAAACTAAAAAGCAGCAGGCTGTAAAAGCCCAGGATTATCTTGAAGCACGTAAACTTAAAGATGAAGAGGAAAGGCTTACCCGTGAACTAGCCGCAGCTCAGGAGCAGTGGGATAAGGATGTGAAGGAAAAGAAAGAAGTTGTTAGCGAGGAAAGTGTGGCGGAGGTCGTTTCCATGATGAGTGGTATACCTGTAACCAAGGTAGGTAAAAATGAACTGGACAAGCTGGCGCAGATGGATGATAAACTGAACGGCAAGGTGATCGGTCAGGAAGATGCTGTGAAAAAGGTGGTGAAAGCCATTCAAAGAAACCGTGCCGGTCTTAAAGATCCTAACCGACCTATTGGTACGTTTATCTTCCTGGGAACCACCGGCGTTGGTAAGACAGAACTGGCGAAAGTGATGGCCCGTGAACTCTTTGACAGCGATGATGCGCTTATCCGTATCGACATGAGCGAATATATGGAGAAGTTCGCTGTTTCCAGGCTGGTAGGTGCGCCTCCGGGATATGTAGGATACGAAGAAGGAGGGCAGCTCACTGAAGCCGTCCGGAGAAAGCCTTACGCAGTACTGCTTTTGGACGAAATTGAAAAAGCGCATCCTGATGTATTCAATATACTTCTTCAGATTCTGGACGAAGGACACATTACCGACAGTTTGGGCCGTAAGATCGATTTCCGTAATACGATAATCATCCTTACATCTAATATCGGAACCCGGGACCTTAAGGATTTTGGAGATGGAGTAGGATTCGGCACAACAGCCAAAAAATCATCTTCGGACGCACGTGCCAGAGCAACTATTGAAAATGCGCTGAAGAAGGCTTTCGCACCGGAATTCCTGAACAGAATTGATGACATCATCATCTTTAACTCACTTTCCAAAGAAGACATTAAACAGATTATCAATCTGGAACTTTCCAAACTGTACGCGAGACTTGAAAAACTGGGCTATTCTGTAGAACTGACTGAAGAAGCTCAGGATTTTATTGCCGAAAAAGGTTGGGACAAAGACTTTGGTGCACGTCCGCTGAAGAGAGCTATTCAGAAATATATTGAAGATCTTATAGCTGAAATGCTTGTAAATAAGCAGATCTCCGAGGGTCAGAACATTGTGTTAAAACTGAATGAGGAAAAAGATGGGCTGGAGAAGGAAGTGGCTCCTAAAACAAAGAAAGAAAAAGCCTGA
- a CDS encoding rhomboid family intramembrane serine protease, translating into MFREITPLVKAIIIINAVLFILTYYIYPNLLYYLAAYYPMSESFKSWQIITHMFTHGGWMHLLFNMFTLFSFGPVLEKILGQRKFIIFYLVCGLGSFVIYNLWNYFQIMQLARELTATNVNPAAVFANADIFNINNAFYNSLNPDGKQLFQLLVTPMVGASGAIFGVITAFAILFPNAELMLMFIPVPIKAKVLLPIVIAGSLYLGFSQFEGDNIAHFAHLGGALIGFLWIRNWKSNQNRFDRF; encoded by the coding sequence ATGTTCAGAGAGATCACCCCACTGGTTAAGGCCATTATCATAATTAACGCGGTCCTGTTTATCCTGACCTACTATATATATCCTAACCTGCTTTATTATCTGGCAGCCTATTACCCGATGTCCGAAAGTTTCAAAAGCTGGCAGATCATCACCCATATGTTTACCCACGGTGGCTGGATGCACCTGCTCTTCAACATGTTTACCCTGTTCAGTTTCGGACCTGTACTCGAGAAAATCCTGGGTCAGCGTAAATTCATAATATTCTACCTTGTTTGTGGTCTGGGCTCCTTTGTAATCTACAATTTGTGGAATTATTTCCAGATCATGCAGCTTGCGCGCGAACTTACAGCTACGAATGTCAATCCCGCGGCGGTTTTTGCCAATGCCGATATCTTCAATATTAATAACGCCTTTTACAATTCCCTGAATCCGGATGGTAAACAGCTGTTTCAGTTGCTTGTAACTCCTATGGTAGGCGCTTCCGGAGCCATTTTTGGGGTGATTACCGCATTTGCGATCCTCTTTCCGAATGCCGAACTGATGTTGATGTTCATTCCGGTACCTATAAAAGCGAAAGTGTTATTGCCCATAGTCATTGCGGGCTCCCTGTATTTGGGTTTCAGCCAGTTTGAAGGTGATAATATTGCGCACTTCGCGCACCTGGGCGGAGCTCTGATCGGATTTCTCTGGATACGGAACTGGAAAAGCAATCAAAACCGCTTCGACAGATTTTAA
- the mutL gene encoding DNA mismatch repair endonuclease MutL: MSDIIQLLPDHVANQIAAGEVVQRPASIVKELLENAIDAGASKIELIVREAGRNLIQVVDDGAGMSETDARMAFERHATSKIRTTEDIFKISTKGFRGEALASIAAVAQVELKTKKEGATVGTNIYIEGGGLQFQEPVQTVAGSNFCVKNLFYNVPARRKFLKNNNVEFRHIMDEFHRVALAHEHIEFSLFHDDDPVFRLRKGSQMQRIVEIFGRKLHPLLIPVKEDLGWVKLDGFVAKPEGAKKVRGEQFFFVNGRFFRSPYLNKAVQEAFEGLLLPGLIPTFFLYLELDPEKIDVNIHPQKTEVKFEDEHVIFALVRSTVKKALGIYNIAPSLDFDRDPQMDFFSTPKQGSDIGFRMPEIQVDRNYNPFRDETQVKSEEIQNLAQMYHHTIEAAPSKINLFEDEDFDEDLMRLPNGYWLLNKGEKTLMLDLGRMHRLVVTEQNRNRKKEQVSHSLLFSLEYHMNEIEKNKYKSIKKFLPELGFDIKVAHENVLRVHAVPTGLKETQVVKFIEELFEIMEYRTEDQFMEFYNGKWSKMQSKSRFDFIYKNDAEQVIRDFSQLGFPAYLPDGKCCYVELPLEDLKNKF, from the coding sequence ATGTCAGATATCATACAGCTTTTACCGGATCACGTTGCCAACCAGATTGCGGCAGGTGAAGTGGTACAGAGACCGGCCTCCATTGTAAAGGAGCTGCTGGAAAATGCAATTGATGCCGGTGCTTCCAAAATTGAACTCATTGTCCGTGAAGCCGGCCGAAACCTGATACAGGTGGTTGATGACGGTGCAGGAATGTCTGAAACTGATGCACGTATGGCGTTTGAAAGACATGCCACCTCCAAGATTAGGACGACTGAAGATATATTTAAGATTTCAACCAAAGGCTTCCGCGGCGAGGCTTTGGCTTCAATAGCCGCCGTAGCCCAGGTGGAACTCAAAACAAAAAAAGAAGGCGCCACCGTAGGGACCAACATCTATATCGAGGGTGGCGGCCTGCAGTTTCAGGAACCTGTACAAACCGTGGCCGGCTCTAATTTCTGTGTAAAAAACCTGTTCTACAACGTTCCCGCGCGCCGGAAGTTCCTTAAGAACAATAATGTGGAGTTCCGTCACATCATGGATGAATTCCACCGCGTGGCACTGGCACATGAGCATATTGAATTTTCACTTTTCCACGACGATGACCCGGTGTTCCGCTTACGCAAAGGTTCGCAGATGCAGCGTATTGTGGAAATCTTCGGCCGTAAACTGCATCCACTCCTGATTCCGGTAAAGGAAGATCTGGGTTGGGTGAAACTGGACGGTTTTGTGGCCAAGCCTGAGGGTGCGAAGAAAGTACGCGGTGAACAGTTTTTCTTTGTGAACGGCAGGTTTTTCCGCAGTCCCTATTTAAACAAGGCCGTTCAGGAAGCTTTTGAAGGACTTTTACTGCCCGGTCTGATTCCTACATTCTTCCTCTACCTGGAGTTGGATCCGGAGAAGATTGACGTTAATATTCATCCACAAAAAACAGAAGTAAAATTTGAGGATGAACATGTAATCTTTGCCCTCGTCCGTTCCACGGTAAAGAAAGCATTGGGTATTTATAATATCGCTCCCAGCCTGGATTTTGACCGTGACCCGCAGATGGACTTTTTCAGTACTCCAAAACAGGGTAGCGACATCGGTTTCCGGATGCCGGAGATCCAGGTAGACCGCAATTACAATCCCTTCCGCGACGAGACACAGGTGAAAAGTGAAGAGATACAGAACCTGGCGCAGATGTACCATCATACCATTGAAGCGGCACCGTCTAAGATCAATCTGTTTGAAGATGAAGATTTTGACGAAGATTTGATGCGGCTTCCAAACGGTTACTGGCTGCTTAATAAAGGCGAAAAGACACTGATGCTAGATTTAGGCAGGATGCACCGACTGGTGGTGACCGAGCAAAACCGGAACAGAAAAAAGGAACAGGTTTCCCATTCTCTTCTGTTCTCCCTGGAGTACCACATGAATGAAATCGAAAAAAACAAATACAAATCAATAAAGAAATTCCTGCCCGAACTCGGATTTGACATCAAGGTTGCACACGAGAACGTACTTCGTGTACACGCTGTTCCTACCGGCTTGAAAGAAACTCAGGTCGTGAAGTTTATTGAGGAACTTTTTGAAATCATGGAATACCGTACCGAAGATCAGTTCATGGAGTTCTATAACGGCAAATGGAGTAAGATGCAGAGTAAGTCCCGTTTTGACTTCATTTATAAAAATGACGCGGAGCAGGTAATCCGCGATTTTTCGCAGCTTGGATTTCCGGCGTATCTCCCGGATGGGAAATGCTGTTATGTGGAGCTTCCGCTGGAGGATTTGAAAAATAAATTTTAA
- a CDS encoding endonuclease/exonuclease/phosphatase family protein, translating to MIVRKFFVLAHTAVVMLLAATLLNAYIPPSVLPGLNLLSLAFPGLFAVHLLLCLFWIFLWKKQAVLFLAVSILFLNPVRRWLNYNPQSADIPTLKVVSANLKTGKLGEMAAADYLNETGAHLMILQDPGEVQNMIGLAHKSRDYWVVSTSSATEIIAQGPLFGEDGYSFYADIKHQGKVIRVINVYLTPFFFDKNKVRPAEDLEKNRSKAKYILKRLIPTFRIHEDEVDLIADAVRKSPYPVILAGDFNAVPNSYEYYTLLGDLKDAFVEVGRGSATSFHDYKVPIRIDYIFTSESIKAISFRVERNVKISDHFPVIAEFKIE from the coding sequence ATGATCGTCCGCAAATTTTTTGTGCTTGCGCATACGGCCGTTGTGATGCTGTTAGCCGCCACATTGCTGAATGCCTATATTCCGCCGTCGGTGCTTCCGGGACTGAACCTGCTTTCTCTTGCGTTCCCGGGCCTGTTTGCCGTACATCTTTTATTGTGCCTCTTTTGGATATTTTTATGGAAGAAGCAGGCCGTGCTCTTTCTGGCCGTGTCAATTCTATTCCTGAATCCCGTCCGCAGGTGGCTGAACTACAATCCCCAATCAGCAGACATCCCCACTTTGAAGGTCGTTTCGGCCAATCTGAAAACCGGAAAACTTGGCGAAATGGCCGCTGCTGACTATCTGAACGAAACCGGTGCGCACCTGATGATTCTTCAGGACCCTGGTGAAGTACAGAATATGATAGGTCTCGCCCACAAATCAAGAGATTATTGGGTAGTCTCTACATCCTCGGCTACGGAAATTATCGCACAGGGACCACTCTTTGGGGAAGATGGCTATTCTTTTTATGCAGACATCAAACATCAGGGCAAAGTGATCCGCGTCATAAATGTTTATCTAACTCCTTTCTTCTTTGACAAAAACAAAGTGCGCCCCGCAGAGGATCTGGAAAAAAACAGAAGCAAGGCAAAATATATACTTAAGCGCCTTATTCCAACCTTCAGAATTCACGAAGATGAAGTGGATCTTATTGCTGATGCCGTGCGAAAATCACCTTATCCTGTAATTTTGGCAGGAGATTTTAATGCAGTACCTAATTCGTATGAATATTATACGCTGTTGGGCGATTTGAAAGATGCTTTTGTGGAAGTTGGCAGGGGTTCTGCTACGAGTTTCCATGACTATAAAGTGCCGATAAGGATTGATTATATTTTTACATCTGAAAGCATAAAGGCCATAAGCTTCCGTGTGGAACGGAATGTAAAAATATCTGACCACTTTCCAGTGATTGCTGAATTTAAAATTGAGTAA
- the mnmA gene encoding tRNA 2-thiouridine(34) synthase MnmA, producing the protein MKIVVGLSGGVDSSVAAYLLQQQGHEVIALFMRNWNDASVTLEDECPWVEDSNDALMVAQKLGIPFQVIDMSDLYKERIVDYMFAEYQNGRTPNPDILCNREVKFDVFLETALSLGADKVATGHYARVDSFENESGDTTYRLMAGKDNNKDQSYFLCQLSQEQLSKALFPIGELTKPEVRAIAKEIGLVTAEKKDSQGLCFIGKVSLPTFLQQQLVPKEGEIVEIFNDFPAFHEEIPEFNSKQEELEFLSAKIKYSKEGGKVIGTHQGAQFFTIGQSKGLGIGGHKESCFIISRDMEHNIIYVGEGRNFPGLFRKALKIDNADVHWVREDLRLENGGSMPVQARIRYRQGLEEAVLYQFEDGLYIEFAGPQSAIAEGQFAAWYNGEELLGSGVIS; encoded by the coding sequence ATGAAGATTGTAGTTGGACTTTCCGGCGGAGTGGATTCTTCAGTAGCTGCGTACCTTTTGCAGCAACAGGGTCACGAGGTGATCGCTCTCTTTATGCGGAACTGGAACGACGCTTCTGTCACATTAGAGGACGAATGCCCCTGGGTGGAGGACAGCAATGATGCCCTTATGGTAGCTCAAAAACTGGGAATTCCTTTTCAGGTGATTGATATGAGCGACCTTTATAAAGAAAGAATCGTGGATTATATGTTTGCCGAATATCAGAACGGGCGTACACCCAATCCGGATATTCTGTGCAACCGTGAGGTTAAGTTTGATGTTTTCCTGGAAACTGCGCTGTCTCTGGGTGCTGATAAGGTAGCCACAGGACACTACGCCCGTGTTGATTCGTTTGAAAATGAAAGCGGTGATACCACCTACCGTTTAATGGCGGGTAAGGATAATAATAAGGACCAGTCGTATTTCCTGTGCCAGCTTAGCCAGGAGCAGCTGTCAAAAGCCCTGTTCCCCATTGGCGAACTTACAAAGCCGGAGGTTCGTGCGATTGCGAAGGAAATAGGACTTGTTACTGCAGAAAAGAAAGATTCCCAGGGACTTTGCTTCATAGGTAAAGTTAGTCTTCCAACTTTCCTTCAGCAGCAGTTGGTGCCGAAAGAAGGCGAGATTGTTGAAATATTCAATGATTTTCCCGCTTTTCACGAGGAAATCCCGGAATTTAACTCCAAGCAGGAGGAGTTGGAGTTCCTGTCAGCCAAAATAAAATACAGTAAAGAGGGCGGTAAAGTGATTGGGACCCACCAGGGCGCACAGTTCTTCACGATTGGCCAAAGCAAGGGTTTGGGAATAGGTGGGCACAAAGAGAGCTGCTTTATTATTTCCAGGGATATGGAACACAATATCATTTACGTGGGTGAAGGCCGTAACTTTCCAGGCCTTTTCAGAAAGGCGCTTAAGATTGATAATGCTGATGTTCACTGGGTTCGCGAAGATTTAAGGCTGGAAAACGGCGGATCAATGCCGGTGCAGGCCCGAATCAGATACAGGCAGGGCTTGGAAGAAGCGGTCTTGTATCAGTTTGAGGACGGCCTCTACATCGAGTTTGCTGGACCGCAGTCCGCTATTGCGGAGGGTCAGTTTGCAGCTTGGTACAACGGTGAAGAACTGCTGGGGAGCGGTGTGATATCTTAA
- a CDS encoding glycosyltransferase → MKILVSAFSSLYTDQRIEKVCRTLYENGHGIQLIGNDWGGAEEMHRPYPFSRIRIRSRVLRFAYPEFMWKLYKELDRKTDRETVLLANDLDSLLPNMIIARKYKIPLVFDSHEIFTEMPAIKGRWTQKVWKFLERRLVPGLRYMMTESESYAEWFTREYGVHPVVVRNIPRIIKEQITLPENQTKIIIYQGAVNQSRGIPSAIRAMHYINGAKLVIAGDGPMRTQYEKLSVDEGLKDRVHFAGKLHPDDLRKLTRTADVGLSLEENGGVSYLYSLPNKVADYIQSRVPVVMINFPEMMKVYNDFKVGEVVQNHDPENLAAKIKTVLEKGRSYYQPELEKAAEHLNWENEEHQILTLFEKVRKENFR, encoded by the coding sequence ATGAAAATTCTGGTTTCGGCGTTCAGCAGTCTCTATACAGATCAGCGGATTGAAAAGGTTTGCCGCACACTTTATGAGAATGGGCACGGTATTCAGCTGATTGGTAACGACTGGGGCGGCGCAGAAGAGATGCATAGGCCTTATCCGTTTTCTCGGATTCGCATAAGATCCCGTGTTCTCCGGTTTGCTTACCCCGAGTTTATGTGGAAACTCTATAAGGAACTGGACAGAAAAACAGACAGGGAAACGGTTTTGTTGGCAAATGACCTGGACTCGCTTTTACCCAATATGATCATTGCCCGGAAATATAAGATCCCGCTGGTCTTTGACAGTCATGAAATTTTCACTGAGATGCCCGCCATCAAAGGCCGCTGGACGCAGAAGGTGTGGAAATTCCTTGAAAGAAGACTCGTACCCGGCCTCAGATATATGATGACGGAAAGTGAGAGCTATGCGGAATGGTTTACCAGGGAATACGGTGTACATCCTGTTGTGGTACGCAACATACCCCGTATCATCAAAGAACAAATTACCCTCCCCGAAAATCAAACAAAGATCATAATATATCAGGGTGCTGTAAATCAGTCACGTGGAATACCCAGCGCAATAAGGGCTATGCACTATATAAACGGTGCCAAGCTGGTCATTGCAGGTGACGGACCGATGCGTACCCAATATGAAAAACTTTCGGTTGATGAAGGACTGAAAGACCGGGTTCATTTTGCCGGCAAACTTCATCCGGACGACCTGCGCAAACTCACCCGTACCGCAGACGTTGGCCTGAGCCTGGAGGAAAACGGCGGAGTAAGTTACCTTTATTCGCTGCCTAACAAAGTGGCCGATTATATACAATCGCGGGTTCCGGTTGTTATGATCAACTTCCCTGAAATGATGAAAGTATATAATGATTTTAAAGTGGGTGAGGTGGTGCAAAATCATGATCCTGAAAACCTGGCGGCCAAGATAAAAACCGTCCTGGAGAAAGGAAGATCATATTATCAGCCTGAGCTTGAGAAGGCGGCAGAACACCTGAACTGGGAGAACGAGGAGCATCAGATCCTGACTCTTTTCGAAAAAGTGCGAAAGGAAAACTTTCGCTAA